The following are encoded together in the Ictalurus punctatus breed USDA103 chromosome 1, Coco_2.0, whole genome shotgun sequence genome:
- the msmp2 gene encoding prostate-associated microseminoprotein, with product MGATDIVATSTLLVAMSLLSIAAPSLAVYSNGECTFNTKGSCEYQGQVFGIGDSWITNDCYHCVCMEPFGVGCCDRNLQPVDYPDSCEVIRKPDSCVRVVVMKANHKLPCLYGKWGKHPDTWKSDNEPIF from the exons ATGGGTGCCACTGACATTGTTGCCACAAGTACTCTGCTGGTGGCTATGTCTCTGCTGAGTATAGCTGCACCATCTTTAGCAGTCTATAGCAATGGAGAATGTACATTCAACACTAAAG GGAGCTGTGAATATCAGGGTCAGGTCTTTGGTATCGGTGACAGTTGGATTACTAATGACTGCTaccactgtgtgtgcatggaacCCTTTGGAGTGGGTTGCTGTGATCG CAATCTGCAGCCAGTAGATTATCCAGACTCGTGTGAAGTCATCAGGAAGCCTGATTCGTGTGTCAGAGTGGTGGTGATGAAGGCTAATCATAAGCTTCCCTGCCTCTATGGGAAATGGGGGAAACATCCAGACACCTGGAAATCTGACAACGAGCCAATATTTTAA